Genomic segment of Phoenix dactylifera cultivar Barhee BC4 unplaced genomic scaffold, palm_55x_up_171113_PBpolish2nd_filt_p 000503F, whole genome shotgun sequence:
AGCCTCCCAGCCCAATCAGTGCCTTCTCGGAGCACGTCTCCCCGGCATCCTCAAGGGTGCCCGAAACGGAGCATTCTCCTCTGCCCAACCGAGTCAAAGAACTTGTGGTTAACTCAGCTTCTAGTGCTGCAGGGAATTTGTCAGAAGTTCCATAGAATAAGAAGTCCAGACTTCCTAAACTCACGCTACCTCCTTCTCCCGCATTTTATCTATCTTTCTTCCCCACTGATGGAGAGGCGTAACAAAAAATAGTCCCATCTCCATTGCTGTGAACAAGAACAGGGAAGGAACCGAGGAAAATGGCAGGCGGCTGGAAGAAATGAATGAATCGTTTTATTCACCCTTTCTCCTGTTATATCAGtgtatttatgtatttatttgaaaagaactgACTCAGTGCTTTATAAAAAAACATAACATGCGGTAAATAAAAGTGTGCCTCCTATTACAGCTGTACAGAAAACAAACTTGAACAGTCATGTGTCGACAATGTTGATCCTTCTAAAACTCCCCCTCAAGATGAATATATATCGATCATATTCATCTTGCGCAACAGATTATGAAACTGTAATTTTCCAAAAGACTTTGTGAGAATGTCTGCTGCTTGCTGATCTGAGGAAATATGAATTGTCTTGGTGACTCCTACTTGTAGCTTTTCTCGCACAACATAGCAGTCAATTTCTGTGTGTTTAGTACGttcatgaaatacaagattctCTGCAATGTGTAAGGCTGATTGATTGTCACAGAAGAGCAAAGCTGGTACTGAATGATCAATTTTCATGTCAGCAAGCAAGTATTTTAACCACAAAACCTCATAGGTTGCTGAAGCAAGAGCTCTGTACTCTGCTTCAGTTGAAGATCTGGAAACCATGGAGTGTTTCTTTGACTTCCAGGATACCAAACTATGACCGAAGAGCATATAGTACCTTGTTATTGAATTTCTGGTGTCCTTACAACCTCCCCAATCTGAATCACAAAAATCTTTGATGTGCAATTCTGAATCAACAGGAAAATACAACCCTTGTCCTTGATTTTGCTTGATATACCTTAGCACTCTGTAAGTAGCATTTATGTGTGCTTTTGCTGGCTTATTCATGAACTGACTAAGCTtaccaacaaaataaaaaatgtcAGGCCGTGTTGTAGTTAAATATAGAAGTTTTCCAATCAATCTTCTATGGCTTGTAGGGTCAGTGAGCAGATCTTCATCAGTATTAtgcaatttcagatttgtctccATGGAAAAGTCAGCTCGTTTACACCCCAAGTAACCAACTTCTTCTAAGATTTCAAGAGCATACTGCCTTTGTGACAAGGAAATACCTCTTTTACACCATGCTACTTCGATTCCCAGGACGTACTTCAATTGCtccaaatttttgattttaaaCTCCTCATTTAAGAACCCTTTCAGTCAAGTAATCTCATTCATATCATCACTAGCCAATATGATGTCATCAATATAAACTAAAAGTACCAAGAAGATAGAATCAGACTTGTATATAAACAAAGAGTGATCTGATTTGGACTGCTCAAAACCATGTTAAGCAAAGCTTGTGATAGTTTTGAGTACCATTGCCTTGAa
This window contains:
- the LOC120106253 gene encoding uncharacterized mitochondrial protein AtMg00810-like gives rise to the protein MEAELTTLEENGNWTITDLPSGKQPVGWFLNEEFKIKNLEQLKYVLGIEVAWCKRGISLSQRQYALEILEEVGYLGCKRADFSMETNLKLHNTDEDLLTDPTSHRRLIGKLLYLTTTRPDIFYFVGKLSQFMNKPAKAHINATYRVLRYIKQNQGQGLYFPVDSELHIKDFCDSDWGGCKDTRNSITRYYMLFGHSLVSWKSKKHSMVSRSSTEAEYRALASATYEVLWLKYLLADMKIDHSVPALLFCDNQSALHIAENLVFHERTKHTEIDCYVVREKLQVGVTKTIHISSDQQAADILTKSFGKLQFHNLLRKMNMIDIYSS